One genomic segment of Theobroma cacao cultivar B97-61/B2 chromosome 6, Criollo_cocoa_genome_V2, whole genome shotgun sequence includes these proteins:
- the LOC18596180 gene encoding 60S ribosomal protein L18a-like protein produces MDQKHTTEAVEHRNGEYALIRDAEDPQLGLYDKPLPCFGCGIGWFSLLLGFVFPLMWYYATILYFGNYYHKDPRERAGLAASAIAALICTIAVIITIAVLVF; encoded by the exons ATGGATCAGA AGCACACAACAGAAGCAGTAGAACACAGAAATGGCGAATATGCACTTATTAGAGATGCAGAAGACCCACAGCTGGGATTGTATGATAAACCTCTTCCTTGCTTTGGCTGTGGAATAGGGTGGTTTTC TCTTTTGCTAGGATTTGTTTTCCCATTGATGTGGTATTATGCCACCATTCTCTACTTTGGAAACTACTATCACAAAGATCCTAGGGAGAGAGCTGGACTTGCTGCCTCTGCAATAGCT GCATTGATATGTACAATTGCTGTGATAATCACAATAGCTGTTCTTGTATTCTAG
- the LOC18596173 gene encoding dihydrolipoyllysine-residue acetyltransferase component 2 of pyruvate dehydrogenase complex, mitochondrial, with protein MAYASHIINHSKKLRNVPNLMRHVRSFSHGALSSVCKREDVRKTHPLGYVPAERERVSKFVACSPVSSGLSKNSLSRTTMRLGSPVGGLLYGRELTCSQVQSRRGYASDAGLPPHQEIGMPSLSPTMTEGNIARWLKKEGDKVTPGEVLCEVETDKATVEMECMEEGYLAKIIKEDGSKEIKVGEIIAITVEEEDDIAKFKDYSPSASDSGAPAAKGPAAPSPKQEPVEQPVSSPEPKTTKPISPPSGDRIFASPLARKLAEDHKVPLSSIKGTGPDGHIVKADIEDYLGSRGSAPTSKAMETKVAALDYVDIPHSQIRKVTASRLLFSKQTIPHYYLTVDTCVDKLMDLRSQLNSLQEASGGKRISVNDLVIKAAALALRKVPQCNSSWTDDYIRQYNNVNINVAVQTDNGLYVPVIRDADKKGLSSISEEVKHLAQKAKENSLKPEDYEGGTFTVSNLGGPFGIKQFCAIINPPQSGILAVGSAEKRVIPGSGPEQFKFASFMSVTLSCDHRVIDGAIGAEWLKAFKGYIENPESMLL; from the exons ATGGCTTATGCATCTCACATCATCAATCACTCTAAAAAG TTAAGAAATGTTCCTAATTTAATGCGGCATGTTCGTTCGTTTTCCCATGGTGCACTATCCTCTGTTTGTAAAAGGGAAG ATGTTAGAAAGACCCATCCTCTTGGTTATGTGCCTGCAGAAAGGGAGAGGGTATCTAAGTTTGTTGCCTGTAGCCCT GTATCATCTGGTTTATCCAAGAATAGTCTTTCAAGGACAACAATGAGATTGGGAAGTCCAGTGGGTGGTTTGCTATACGGTAGAGAACTTACATG TTCGCAGGTACAGTCAAGGAGAGGATATGCATCTGATGCTG GCCTCCCTCCTCACCAAGAGATTGGAATGCCTTCTCTCTCACCCACGATGACGGAG GGAAATATTGCAAGGTGGTTGAAGAAAGAGGGTGATAAAGTGACTCCCGGTGAAGTGCTGTGTGAAGTTGAAACT GATAAAGCAACCGTTGAGATGGAATGCATGGAAGAAGGTTATCTTGCCAAGATTATAAAGGAAGATGGgtcaaaagaaatcaaagttGGTGAG ATCATTGCCATCACTGTTGAAGAGGAGGACGATATTGCGAAGTTCAAGGACTACAGTCCTTCAGCATCAGATTCTGGTGCTCCTGCAGCAAAAGGGCCAGCAGCTCCTTCCCCAAAGCAGGAGCCTGTTGAACAACCAGTTAGTTCACCAGAGCCTAAGACTACCAAGCCTATTTCACCTCCTTCTGGAGATCGCATTTTTGCAAGTCCTCTTGCAAGAAAATTGGCCGAAGACCACAAA GTACCTCTCTCAAGTATCAAAGGAACAGGTCCTGATGGACACATCGTAAAGGCTGATATTGAAGATTACTTGG GTTCACGTGGTTCAGCACCTACTTCTAAGGCAATGGAAACTAAAGTTGCAGCTCTAGATTACGTAGATATCCCTCATTCTCAGATAAGAAAG GTCACAGCATCACGTTTATTATTCTCAAAGCAGACTATCCCACATTACTATCTAACGGTGGATACCTGTGTTGACAAACTTATGGA TTTGCGGAGCCAACTCAATTCGTTACAGGAAGCTTCAGGTGGGAAGCGTATATCTGTCAATGATCTTGTAATTAAG GCTGCTGCATTGGCTCTCCGAAAAGTTCCCCAGTGCAATAGTTCATGGACAGATGACTATATCCGCCA GtataacaatgtgaatattaATGTAGCAGTGCAGACAGACAATGGGCTTTATGTGCCTGTGATCAGA GATGCTGATAAGAAAGGTTTGTCCTCAATTTCTGAGGAGGTCAAGCATTTGGCCCAAAAAGCCAAGGAGAACAGCTTAAAACCGGAAGATTATGAG GGAGGCACCTTTACAGTTTCGAACTTGGGAGGTCCATTTGGTATCAAGCAATTCTGTGCCATCATTAATCCTCCTCAGTCAGGAATTCTTGCTGTTGGGTCTG CTGAGAAGAGGGTTATTCCTGGCTCGGGTCCTGAACAATTCAAGTTTGCTTCATTTATGTCTGTAACTCTAAGCTGTGATCATCGTGTTATTGATG GTGCAATTGGTGCTGAATGGCTGAAAGCTTTCAAAGGCTACATTGAGAATCCAGAATCAATGTTGCTCTAA
- the LOC18596175 gene encoding uncharacterized methyltransferase C3H7.11 isoform X1, whose protein sequence is MREITALALAVGIDPIYSRLKPSIYLISTVHQCRRHFRPAVIQAGRRYPNLDDYYQKNARKFWDNFYKRHKNTFFKDRHYLEKDWGQYLSDDAHSPNGKVVLEVGCGAGNTIFPLVAAYPKIYVHACDISPHAVALVKSHVKFKEDRVNAFVYDVTVDNLLERINPSSVDVITLIFMLSAVSPYKMALILQNIRRVLKPDGYVLLRDYAVGDFAQVKLENKNQMISEGFYVRGDGTCSFYFSEDFLSTLFLQAGFNTVDMSTYNKQIKNHHRNINMDRHWIRAVFNNSG, encoded by the exons ATGCGGGAAATTACAGCTCTAGCACTAGCAGTCGGAATTGACCCCATCTATTCTCGCCTGAAGCCATCAATTTACTTAATCTCGACCGTCCATCAATGCCGCCGGCATTTTCGTCCGGCGGTCATCCAAGCTGGGCGCAGATATCCAAACTTGGATGATTACTACCAGAAAAACGCCCGCAAGTTCTGGGATAACTTTTACAAGCGCCATAAAAACACG TTCTTTAAGGATAGGCATTACTTGGAGAAGGACTGGGGGCAATACTTATCTGATGATGCTCATTCCCCAAATGGCAAAGTTGTTTTAGAG GTTGGTTGTGGAGCTGGCAATACCATCTTTCCACTTGTGGCAGCATATCCCAAAATTTATGTGCATGCTTGTGATATCTCACCTCATGCGGTCGCGCTTGTTAAG TCACATGTGAAGTTTAAAGAAGATCGGGTAAATGCATTTGTCTATGATGTTACAGTTGACAATCTACTTGAAAGGATTAATCCTTCTTCGGTTGATGTCATTACCTTG ATTTTTATGCTGTCTGCAGTTTCTCCATATAAAATGGCCTTGATATTGCAGAACATTAGAAGAGTACTAAAG CCAGATGGATATGTTCTCTTGCGAGATTATGCTGTTGGAGATTTTGCTCAA GTGAAGCTAGAAAACAAGAATCAGATGATAAGCGAGGGCTTTTATGTACGAGGTGATGGAACT TGTTCATTTTACTTCTCTGAAGATTTCTTGTCAACCTTATTTTTGCAAGCTGGCTTCAACACTGTAGATATGAGTACATACAACAAGCAAATCAAGAATCATCACAGGAATATAAATATGGATCG GCATTGGATACGAGCTGTTTTTAACAACTCGGGTTGA
- the LOC18596174 gene encoding mitochondrial import inner membrane translocase subunit TIM23-2: MAHHHGSDPETDPNTRLYNPYQDLNLQGPITNLYKLPTSPEFLFAEESLHQRRSWGENLTFYTGSAYLGGSLSGAAVGLFSALRNFEQGDTLKLKINRILNSTGHTGRSWGNRIGVVGLIYAGMESGIVAATDRDDVWSSVAAGLGTGAVCRAARGVRSAAVAGALGGLAAGAVVAGKQVLKRYVPI, translated from the coding sequence ATGGCTCATCATCATGGTTCCGATCCTGAAACCGACCCAAACACTCGACTTTACAACCCGTACCAAGACCTAAACCTTCAAGGGCCCATAACTAACCTTTACAAGCTCCCAACCTCCCCTGAGTTCCTCTTTGCCGAAGAATCCCTCCACCAACGCCGCTCTTGGGGCGAAAACCTAACCTTTTACACCGGCTCCGCTTATTTAGGCGGCTCTCTATCCGGCGCAGCAGTCGGGCTCTTCTCAGCTCTCAGGAACTTCGAGCAAGGCGATACTTTGAAGCTCAAAATCAATCGGATCTTGAATAGTACGGGTCATACGGGTCGGTCTTGGGGAAACCGGATCGGGGTGGTGGGCTTGATATATGCGGGGATGGAGAGTGGGATCGTGGCGGCGACTGATCGGGATGATGTTTGGAGTAGCGTGGCCGCTGGGCTTGGGACCGGAGCTGTTTGTCGGGCGGCGAGAGGGGTGAGGTCGGCGGCGGTGGCGGGTGCGCTTGGTGGGTTGGCGGCAGGGGCGGTGGTTGCTGGTAAGCAAGTGTTGAAGAGATACGTGCCTatttga
- the LOC18596176 gene encoding U-box domain-containing protein 52 isoform X1, with protein sequence MAFSGSATLTMEEIPSITAVAIDRDRNSQLAVKWAVDNLLNNNAGSQCVLVHVRSQSLHPQDFEAVPKEGRPPTEAELQQFFLPYRGYCARKGIQSKEVVLHDIDVPSALVDYINNNNIGNIVVGASSRNVLTRKLRNPDVPTSLLKSAPESCAVYVISKGKVQFSRLASGPRTDGDNASVNRAPHLKALLSKLTFDSPKIEEFSRTVSSREGSKYRITSDRISDSFKLTPRDKLKTNNGVKSSTPSTGSQTPESPNRISISENSNFSGPPSFRSTDMSGSNSECTAEDFNSLNSLTPRGLETEMRRLRQELKKSMEMFNSVCKETVAAKEKARMLQEWKAAEERKLEEARLAEEAAMAVAEAERQKTKAAMEAAQMAQLLADMEAQKRKLAELKAIREAEAKKRALDQLANNKAVYRKYTIDEIEAATGYFASSHKIGEGGYGPVFRATLDHTAVAIKVLRPGISQGQKQFQQEVEVLSCMRHPHMVLLIGACPEYGCLVYEYMENGSLEDRLFRKDNTPSIPWKTRFRIAAEIATGLLFLHQTKPEPLVHRDLKPANILLDRNYVSKISDVGLARLVPQSFADNATDYRLTAARGTFCYIDPEYQQTGMLGVKSDLYSFGVVLLQLITSRPPVGLTTQVQVAIEKGTFSEILDPTVPDWPVEEVLSLAKLALQCCELRKRDRPDLASVVLPELNRLRDLGLDYEANNSEKLVYAPRPYKSVPQIRSQESQITVRSGWQRLKSMTKTWKAGCLPPNARAAGKWNKKPGEVGCWSLVSCSGAPPQPRSVKSFSS encoded by the exons ATGGCATTCTCAGGATCAGCAACTTTGACAATGGAAGAGATCCCTTCTATCACAGCCGTTGCCATTGACAGGGACAGGAATAGTCAACTTGCTGTAAAATGGGCGGTGGATAACCTGTTGAACAACAACGCCGGCTCGCAATGCGTCCTCGTTCACGTTCGAAGCCAGAGCTTGCATCCGC AGGATTTTGAAGCTGTACCTAAGGAAGGTCGGCCACCAACTGAAGCTGAGTTGCAACAATTCTTTCTTCCTTACCGGGGATACTGTGCTCGAAAAGGG ATTCAATCAAAAGAGGTGGTCCTCCATGACATTGATGTACCAAGTGCCCTCGTTGATTACATCAATAACAACAACATCGGCAATATCGTTGTTGGTGCTTCTAGCCGGAATGTTCTAACAAG GAAACTTAGAAATCCAGATGTGCCAACCAGCTTGCTCAAATCTGCACCAGAATCCTGTGCTGTATATGTCATATCAAAAGGAAAAGTTCAATTTTCCCGATTAGCAAGTGGGCCTCGGACAGACGGGGACAACGCATCTGTAAACAGGGCCCCACATCTCAAAGCGCTTCTGTCTAAACTTACATTTGATAGCCCAAAGATTGAAGAGTTTAGCAG AACTGTTTCAAGCCGTGAAGGCAGCAAATACAGAATAACCTCTGATAGAATCAGTGACTCCTTTAAATTGACACCACGTGACAAGTTGAAGACAAACAATGGAGTTAAATCATCTACACCTTCAACGGGAAGTCAAACACCTGAATCCCCTAATAGAATTTCCATATCAGAGAACAGTAATTTTTCAGGGCCACCTAGTTTCCGATCAACTGACATGTCTGGCAGCAATTCAGAGTGTACAGCTGAGGACTTCAATTCTCTCAATTCCCTGACCCCA CGAGGCTTGGAGACTGAGATGAGGAGACTTCGACAAGAATTGAAGAAGTCCATGGAAATGTTTAACTCGGTTTGCAAAGAAACTGTTgcagcaaaagaaaaa GCAAGGATGCTTCAGGAATGGAAAGCAGCAGAAGAGCGCAAGTTAGAGGAAGCCAGGCTTGCTGAAGAAGCAGCAATGGCTGTGGCAGAGGCAGAAAGGCAAAAAACTAAGGCTGCCATGGAAGCAGCACAGATGGCACAACTTTTAGCAGATATGGAGGCGCAGAAGAGAAAACTTGCAGAACTGAAGGCCATTCGTGAGGCAGAAGCGAAAAAGAGAGCATTAGATCAGTTGGCTAACAACAAAGCTGTGTACAGAAAATACACTATTGATGAGATTGAAGCTGCAACAGGTTACTTTGCAAGCTCGCATAAGATTGGTGAAGGAGGATATGGACCTGTTTTCAGAGCCACCCTCGATCATACTGCTGTTGCCATCAAGGTCTTAAGGCCAGGTATATCACAAGGACAGAAGCAATTCCAACAAGAG GTTGAGGTTCTAAGCTGCATGAGACATCCACACATGGTTCTGCTCATAGGTGCCTGCCCCGAGTATGGATGTCTGGTTTACGAATACATGGAAAATGGCAGTTTAGAAGACCGGCTCTTCCGGAAAGACAACACTCCCTCAATCCCTTGGAAAACCCGCTTTAGAATAGCTGCTGAAATTGCCACGGGCCTCCTTTTCCTTCACCAAACAAAGCCGGAGCCACTGGTACATCGTGACCTCAAGcctgcaaacattctattagACCGGAATTACGTCAGTAAGATTAGTGATGTTGGTTTGGCCAGACTAGTTCCGCAATCTTTTGCAGATAATGCCACTGATTATCGTTTAACAGCAGCTCGGGGAACATTTTGTTACATTGATCCAGAGTATCAGCAAACAGGAATGCTAGGTGTAAAATCAGATTTATATTCATTTGGTGTGGTTCTATTACAGCTGATAACGTCAAGGCCACCTGTGGGGCTGACCACCCAGGTTCAGGTGGCAATTGAGAAAGGAACCTTTTCAGAAATACTTGATCCAACAGTACCAGATTGGCCTGTTGAAGAGGTTTTATCATTAGCAAAACTCGCTTTACAGTGCTGTGAGCTGAGGAAAAGGGATCGGCCGGACCTTGCTTCAGTTGTGTTGCCAGAGCTGAACCGCCTAAGGGATCTTGGGTTGGACTATGAAGCCAACAACAGTGAGAAACTTGTTTATGCACCTCGCCCTTATAAGTCAGTTCCACAAATTCGGTCACAAGAAAGTCAG ATCACTGTAAGAAGCGGGTGGCAACGCTTGAAGTCTATGACCAAAACATGGAAGGCCGGCTGTCTTCCACCTAACGCAAGAGCGGCAGGAAAGTGGAACAAGAAGCCTGGAGAAGTAGGCTGTTGGTCATTGGTAAGTTGTTCCGGAGCTCCTCCTCAGCCGAGAAGCGTCAAGTCATTTTCATCATAA
- the LOC18596176 gene encoding U-box domain-containing protein 52 isoform X2 has translation MAFSGSATLTMEEIPSITAVAIDRDRNSQLAVKWAVDNLLNNNAGSQCVLVHVRSQSLHPQDFEAVPKEGRPPTEAELQQFFLPYRGYCARKGIQSKEVVLHDIDVPSALVDYINNNNIGNIVVGASSRNVLTRKLRNPDVPTSLLKSAPESCAVYVISKGKVQFSRLASGPRTDGDNASVNRAPHLKALLSKLTFDSPKIEEFSRTVSSREGSKYRITSDRISDSFKLTPRDKLKTNNGVKSSTPSTGSQTPESPNRISISENSNFSGPPSFRSTDMSGSNSECTAEDFNSLNSLTPRGLETEMRRLRQELKKSMEMFNSVCKETVAAKEKARMLQEWKAAEERKLEEARLAEEAAMAVAEAERQKTKAAMEAAQMAQLLADMEAQKRKLAELKAIREAEAKKRALDQLANNKAVYRKYTIDEIEAATGYFASSHKIGEGGYGPVFRATLDHTAVAIKVLRPGISQGQKQFQQEVEVLSCMRHPHMVLLIGACPEYGCLVYEYMENGSLEDRLFRKDNTPSIPWKTRFRIAAEIATGLLFLHQTKPEPLVHRDLKPANILLDRNYVSKISDVGLARLVPQSFADNATDYRLTAARGTFCYIDPEYQQTGMLGVKSDLYSFGVVLLQLITSRPPVGLTTQVQVAIEKGTFSEILDPTVPDWPVEEVLSLAKLALQCCELRKRDRPDLASVVLPELNRLRDLGLDYEANNSEKLVYAPRPYKSVPQIRSQESQEGMTNNPNVEMEIQT, from the exons ATGGCATTCTCAGGATCAGCAACTTTGACAATGGAAGAGATCCCTTCTATCACAGCCGTTGCCATTGACAGGGACAGGAATAGTCAACTTGCTGTAAAATGGGCGGTGGATAACCTGTTGAACAACAACGCCGGCTCGCAATGCGTCCTCGTTCACGTTCGAAGCCAGAGCTTGCATCCGC AGGATTTTGAAGCTGTACCTAAGGAAGGTCGGCCACCAACTGAAGCTGAGTTGCAACAATTCTTTCTTCCTTACCGGGGATACTGTGCTCGAAAAGGG ATTCAATCAAAAGAGGTGGTCCTCCATGACATTGATGTACCAAGTGCCCTCGTTGATTACATCAATAACAACAACATCGGCAATATCGTTGTTGGTGCTTCTAGCCGGAATGTTCTAACAAG GAAACTTAGAAATCCAGATGTGCCAACCAGCTTGCTCAAATCTGCACCAGAATCCTGTGCTGTATATGTCATATCAAAAGGAAAAGTTCAATTTTCCCGATTAGCAAGTGGGCCTCGGACAGACGGGGACAACGCATCTGTAAACAGGGCCCCACATCTCAAAGCGCTTCTGTCTAAACTTACATTTGATAGCCCAAAGATTGAAGAGTTTAGCAG AACTGTTTCAAGCCGTGAAGGCAGCAAATACAGAATAACCTCTGATAGAATCAGTGACTCCTTTAAATTGACACCACGTGACAAGTTGAAGACAAACAATGGAGTTAAATCATCTACACCTTCAACGGGAAGTCAAACACCTGAATCCCCTAATAGAATTTCCATATCAGAGAACAGTAATTTTTCAGGGCCACCTAGTTTCCGATCAACTGACATGTCTGGCAGCAATTCAGAGTGTACAGCTGAGGACTTCAATTCTCTCAATTCCCTGACCCCA CGAGGCTTGGAGACTGAGATGAGGAGACTTCGACAAGAATTGAAGAAGTCCATGGAAATGTTTAACTCGGTTTGCAAAGAAACTGTTgcagcaaaagaaaaa GCAAGGATGCTTCAGGAATGGAAAGCAGCAGAAGAGCGCAAGTTAGAGGAAGCCAGGCTTGCTGAAGAAGCAGCAATGGCTGTGGCAGAGGCAGAAAGGCAAAAAACTAAGGCTGCCATGGAAGCAGCACAGATGGCACAACTTTTAGCAGATATGGAGGCGCAGAAGAGAAAACTTGCAGAACTGAAGGCCATTCGTGAGGCAGAAGCGAAAAAGAGAGCATTAGATCAGTTGGCTAACAACAAAGCTGTGTACAGAAAATACACTATTGATGAGATTGAAGCTGCAACAGGTTACTTTGCAAGCTCGCATAAGATTGGTGAAGGAGGATATGGACCTGTTTTCAGAGCCACCCTCGATCATACTGCTGTTGCCATCAAGGTCTTAAGGCCAGGTATATCACAAGGACAGAAGCAATTCCAACAAGAG GTTGAGGTTCTAAGCTGCATGAGACATCCACACATGGTTCTGCTCATAGGTGCCTGCCCCGAGTATGGATGTCTGGTTTACGAATACATGGAAAATGGCAGTTTAGAAGACCGGCTCTTCCGGAAAGACAACACTCCCTCAATCCCTTGGAAAACCCGCTTTAGAATAGCTGCTGAAATTGCCACGGGCCTCCTTTTCCTTCACCAAACAAAGCCGGAGCCACTGGTACATCGTGACCTCAAGcctgcaaacattctattagACCGGAATTACGTCAGTAAGATTAGTGATGTTGGTTTGGCCAGACTAGTTCCGCAATCTTTTGCAGATAATGCCACTGATTATCGTTTAACAGCAGCTCGGGGAACATTTTGTTACATTGATCCAGAGTATCAGCAAACAGGAATGCTAGGTGTAAAATCAGATTTATATTCATTTGGTGTGGTTCTATTACAGCTGATAACGTCAAGGCCACCTGTGGGGCTGACCACCCAGGTTCAGGTGGCAATTGAGAAAGGAACCTTTTCAGAAATACTTGATCCAACAGTACCAGATTGGCCTGTTGAAGAGGTTTTATCATTAGCAAAACTCGCTTTACAGTGCTGTGAGCTGAGGAAAAGGGATCGGCCGGACCTTGCTTCAGTTGTGTTGCCAGAGCTGAACCGCCTAAGGGATCTTGGGTTGGACTATGAAGCCAACAACAGTGAGAAACTTGTTTATGCACCTCGCCCTTATAAGTCAGTTCCACAAATTCGGTCACAAGAAAGTCAG GAAGGAATGACAAACAATCCTAACGTGGAAATGGAAATTCAAACGTAG
- the LOC18596179 gene encoding protein phosphatase 2C 16, protein MEEMSPAVAVTLSLANSMCENSGIATHVEITRIKLVTDAANLLSDPAKVMSQESVSSSNGDSGVGKNEGNLATMSASEEGGGEGANFLKILPENGNRSIGASESMTQESEEDEILSVDANGIINEGLLVLNAGSDISLPNAEIESGRILAKAIILGESSIEQVPTAEVLLTTVNPDTKTSNEFDLKASELVIQLPSEKNLNRGSRSVFELDCIPLWGSVSIVGKRTEMEDAVAAVPRFIKIPIKMLIGDRVIDGISQSLTDLTGHFFGVYDGHGGSQVANYCRDRIHVALAEEIGSIKDNLCDGTSMESRQVRWEKTFTSCFLKVDDEIGGNVNRGMIGGDEDASDASFEPVAPETVGSTAVVALVCSSHIVVANCGDSRAVLCRGKEAMALSIDHKPNRDDEYARIEASGGKVIQWKGHRVFGVLAMSRSIGDRYLKPWIIPEPEVMFIPRAREDECLILASDGLWDVISNEEACEVARRRILLWHKKNGVPSLVERGKGIDPAAQAAAEYLSMLAVQKGSSDNISVIVVDLKAQRKFKSKP, encoded by the exons ATGGAAGAGATGTCTCCAGCAGTTGCAGTAACACTTAGTTTAGCTAATTCTATGTGTGAGAACTCTGGAATTGCAACCCATGTGGAAATAACTCGGATCAAGCTCGTAACTGATGCAGCAAACTTGTTGTCTGATCCTGCAAAGGTCATGTCTCAGGAATCTGTTTCTAGTAGCAATGGAGATTCTGGAGTCGGTAAGAATGAAGGTAACCTGGCGACAATGTCAGCATCAGAAGAGGGTGGTGGGGAAGGAGCTAATTTCTTGAAGATATTACCAGAGAATGGAAATCGATCAATTGGTGCTAGTGAATCCATGACTCAGGAAAGTGAGGAAGATGAAATTTTGTCAGTGGACGCTAATGGAATTATCAATGAGGGGTTGCTGGTTTTAAATGCAGGGTCTGATATAAGCTTGCCAAATGCAGAAATTGAAAGTGGTCGAATTCTTGCCAAGGCTATTATTTTGGGAGAGTCAAGCATTGAGCAGGTGCCTACAGCTGAAGTTCTTCTCACCACGGTGAATCCAGATACAAAGACTTCTAatgagtttgatttaaagGCCTCTGAATTGGTCATTCAGCTACCTAGTGAAAAGAATCTCAATAGAGGTAGCCGGAGTGTTTTTGAGTTGGATTGTATACCTCTTTGGGGTTCTGTGTCTATTGTTGGGAAAAGAACAGAAATGGAGGATGCTGTTGCAGCTGTGCCTCGGTTTATAAAGATTCCTATCAAAATGCTTATTGGTGATCGTGTAATTGATGGAATCAGTCAAAGTCTGACAGACCTTACTGGACATTTTTTTGGTGTTTATGATGGCCATGGTGGCTCCCAG GTGGCAAACTATTGTCGTGACCGTATTCATGTGGCTTTAGCTGAAGAGATTGGAAGCATTAAAGACAATTTATGTGATGGCACTAGTATGGAGAGTAGACAGGTGCGGTGGGAGAAGACCTTTACTAGTTGCTTTTTAAAGGTTGATGATGAAATTGGAGGAAATGTTAACAGAGGCATGATTGGAGGTGATGAAGATGCATCTGATGCCAGTTTTGAGCCTGTTGCCCCTGAAACTGTTGGGTCAACAGCTGTGGTGGCCTTGGTTTGTTCATCACATATTGTTGTTGCAAACTGTGGTGATTCAAGAGCTGTCTTATGCCGTGGCAAAGAAGCCATGGCATTATCAATTGATCACAAA CCAAACAGAGATGATGAGTATGCAAGGATTGAGGCATCCGGAGGCAAGGTTATTCAGTGGAAAGGACACCGTGTATTTGGCGTTCTTGCAATGTCAAGGTCCATTG GTGATAGATATTTGAAACCATGGATTATCCCAGAACCAGAAGTTATGTTTATTCCTCGAGCTAGAGAAGATGAATGTCTGATTTTGGCCAGTGATGGGTTGTGGGATGTCATATCAAATGAGGAAGCTTGTGAGGTGGCTCGACGGCGAATTCTGCTTTGGCACAAAAAGAATGGGGTTCCATCTCTCGTGGAAAGAGGCAAAGGAATTGATCCTGCCGCGCAAGCAGCAGCTGAATACCTTTCAATGCTCGCCGTCCAAAAAGGGAGCAGTGACAACATCTCTGTAATTGTTGTGGACTTGAAAGCTCAAAGGAAGTTCAAGAGCAAACCGTAA
- the LOC18596175 gene encoding uncharacterized methyltransferase C3H7.11 isoform X2 → MREITALALAVGIDPIYSRLKPSIYLISTVHQCRRHFRPAVIQAGRRYPNLDDYYQKNARKFWDNFYKRHKNTFFKDRHYLEKDWGQYLSDDAHSPNGKVVLEVGCGAGNTIFPLVAAYPKIYVHACDISPHAVALVKSHVKFKEDRVNAFVYDVTVDNLLERINPSSVDVITLIFMLSAVSPYKMALILQNIRRVLKPDGYVLLRDYAVGDFAQVKLENKNQMISEGFYVRGDGTVTGFNTVDMSTYNKQIKNHHRNINMDRHWIRAVFNNSG, encoded by the exons ATGCGGGAAATTACAGCTCTAGCACTAGCAGTCGGAATTGACCCCATCTATTCTCGCCTGAAGCCATCAATTTACTTAATCTCGACCGTCCATCAATGCCGCCGGCATTTTCGTCCGGCGGTCATCCAAGCTGGGCGCAGATATCCAAACTTGGATGATTACTACCAGAAAAACGCCCGCAAGTTCTGGGATAACTTTTACAAGCGCCATAAAAACACG TTCTTTAAGGATAGGCATTACTTGGAGAAGGACTGGGGGCAATACTTATCTGATGATGCTCATTCCCCAAATGGCAAAGTTGTTTTAGAG GTTGGTTGTGGAGCTGGCAATACCATCTTTCCACTTGTGGCAGCATATCCCAAAATTTATGTGCATGCTTGTGATATCTCACCTCATGCGGTCGCGCTTGTTAAG TCACATGTGAAGTTTAAAGAAGATCGGGTAAATGCATTTGTCTATGATGTTACAGTTGACAATCTACTTGAAAGGATTAATCCTTCTTCGGTTGATGTCATTACCTTG ATTTTTATGCTGTCTGCAGTTTCTCCATATAAAATGGCCTTGATATTGCAGAACATTAGAAGAGTACTAAAG CCAGATGGATATGTTCTCTTGCGAGATTATGCTGTTGGAGATTTTGCTCAA GTGAAGCTAGAAAACAAGAATCAGATGATAAGCGAGGGCTTTTATGTACGAGGTGATGGAACTGTAA CTGGCTTCAACACTGTAGATATGAGTACATACAACAAGCAAATCAAGAATCATCACAGGAATATAAATATGGATCG GCATTGGATACGAGCTGTTTTTAACAACTCGGGTTGA